The Populus trichocarpa isolate Nisqually-1 chromosome 2, P.trichocarpa_v4.1, whole genome shotgun sequence genome has a window encoding:
- the LOC7489875 gene encoding 1-aminocyclopropane-1-carboxylate oxidase has translation MEFPVINMEKLNGEERAATMEKIRDACENWGFFELLNHGIAHEFLDTVERMAKEHYKKGMEQRFKELVASKALVGVQTEIKDMDWESTFHLRHLPMSNIAEIPDLDDEYRKVMKEFALKLEKLAEELLDLLCENLGLEKGYLKRAFCGSSGSPNFGTKVSNYPPCPKPDLVKGLRAHTDAGGIILLFQDDKVSGLQLLKDGQWIDVPPMRHSIVVNLGDQLEVITNGKYKSVEHRVIAQTDGTRMSIASFYNPGNDAVIYPAPALVEKEAEEKKHLYPKFVFDDYMKLYAGLKFQAKEPRFEAMKAVETNV, from the exons ATGGAGTTCCCAGTGATTAACATGGAGAAGCTTAATGGTGAGGAGAGAGCTGCCACCATGGAAAAGATCAGAGATGCCTGCGAGAACTGGGGCTTCTTTGAG CTGTTGAACCATGGCATAGCCCATGAATTCTTGGACACTGTGGAGAGAATGGCAAAAGAACACTACAAGAAAGGCATGGAGCAAAGGTTCAAGGAATTGGTGGCAAGCAAAGCCCTTGTGGGTGTCCAAACAGAGATCAAAGATATGGACTGGGAGAGCACCTTCCACTTGCGACATCTCCCCATGTCTAACATTGCTGAGATCCCCGATCTCGATGATGAGTACAG GAAGGTGATGAAAGAATTCGCATTGAAGCTGGAGAAACTGGCAGAGGAGCTTCTGGACTTGTTATGTGAGAACCTTGGACTTGAAAAGGGGTACCTCAAAAGGGCTTTCTGTGGATCTAGCGGTAGTCCAAACTTTGGGACCAAGGTTAGCAATTATCCACCGTGCCCCAAGCCAGACCTGGTCAAGGGTCTCAGGGCCCACACAGATGCTGGTGGCATCATCTTGCTTTTCCAGGATGACAAGGTCAGCGGTCTGCAGCTTCTGAAGGATGGCCAGTGGATTGATGTGCCTCCAATGCGCCACTCCATTGTCGTCAACCTTGGTGACCAGCTTGAG GTGATCACCAATGGCAAGTATAAGAGCGTGGAGCACAGAGTGATTGCTCAAACAGACGGCACTAGGATGTCGATAGCTTCTTTCTACAACCCTGGAAACGATGCAGTTATCTATCCAGCACCAGCTTTGGTGGAGAAagaagcagaggagaagaaaCATCTGTACCCGAAATTTGTATTTGATGACTATATGAAGCTGTATGCTGGGCTCAAATTCCAAGCCAAGGAGCCAAGATTTGAAGCCATGAAAGCTGTAGAAACTAACGTCTAA